GCTGATGAGCCCATCCTCAGGCTCTAAAATATCGCCACTTCCTGTGAGAACAAGAGAATGTGTTTTGTTTACAACCGCCATCATGACATCAAGATGCGGAAGGATGGGGTTTTTGTGCCAATCCATGGCCAGATCTACACAAATACTAATTAATTGATGCGGATTTTTCTTAAGCTTATCTTCAAGTTGATCAAAAAGGATAAGAGCATCAGTGATGGATCCTGAAAAGCCTGCAACCACATCACCTTTACCAAGGCGTCGTACTTTGCTTACATTGGATTTGTAAAGCAAGTTCCCTATGGTAACTTGACCATCACCAGCGATGACAACCTCATTTCCTTTACGGACGGATAAAATGGTTGTTTCATAAGAAGAAGATCGATTGTTGCTCATAACCCATCCTTTTATTTCAATGTTG
The sequence above is drawn from the Candidatus Dependentiae bacterium genome and encodes:
- the hslV gene encoding ATP-dependent protease subunit HslV is translated as MSNNRSSSYETTILSVRKGNEVVIAGDGQVTIGNLLYKSNVSKVRRLGKGDVVAGFSGSITDALILFDQLEDKLKKNPHQLISICVDLAMDWHKNPILPHLDVMMAVVNKTHSLVLTGSGDILEPEDGLIS